In Dyadobacter subterraneus, a single genomic region encodes these proteins:
- a CDS encoding Crp/Fnr family transcriptional regulator produces the protein MLSVFKKYLTEKVTLSEEEWETIASVCIVKKIRKQQFLLEQGDVWRYNAFICEGCLRRYSIDDKGIEHIIQFSTENWWAGDRQSLMNETPSKYNVDAIENSVVILIRKEDFEMLCKKIPAFYELTNTILQRSFNASQERINAVISMTAEEKYLNFLSSFPGLANRVPRHMVASYLGITPETLSRIRKQIMEK, from the coding sequence ATGTTATCAGTTTTTAAAAAATATCTTACAGAAAAAGTTACGCTGTCCGAAGAAGAATGGGAAACCATTGCTTCTGTATGTATTGTAAAGAAAATCAGGAAACAGCAGTTTCTTTTGGAACAGGGCGACGTTTGGCGTTATAATGCTTTTATTTGTGAGGGATGTTTGAGACGATATAGTATTGATGATAAAGGGATTGAACACATAATCCAGTTTAGTACTGAAAACTGGTGGGCTGGCGACAGGCAAAGTCTGATGAACGAAACGCCCTCGAAGTATAATGTGGACGCTATTGAAAATTCGGTAGTAATTCTGATCAGAAAAGAAGATTTTGAAATGCTCTGCAAAAAAATACCGGCTTTTTACGAGCTGACAAACACGATATTGCAAAGAAGTTTTAACGCTTCCCAGGAAAGAATCAACGCAGTGATCAGTATGACTGCGGAAGAAAAATATCTCAACTTTTTATCCTCATTTCCTGGTTTGGCCAATCGTGTTCCAAGGCATATGGTGGCATCTTATCTGGGCATCACACCTGAAACGCTTAGCAGAATCCGAAAACAGATTATGGAAAAATGA
- a CDS encoding carboxypeptidase-like regulatory domain-containing protein, which produces MKHISLLIFFIFISGNILAQTGKISGRVIDAKTLEPLPFTNVYINNTTIGVTTDTSGKFTLPNLPLGSAEIVFSFIGYIPQQLKVVVKETGNVPLSILLIADSQQLSEVAIKSGRDKNWEKQLKKFEKVFFGNNANCKILNSWVLDFTEENNMMTAKASVPLEIENDVLGYKFFFQLKKFSFSATEFSIVGNIRFTEMETTDKSVAATWMKNRESAYRASAKFLMKSILDGNMSKHGFVIYKDKLKGSPRSDNFSLEIKHNLLPYDTTGMVARLSGINEFRIGVKEKMEVHNKLDYTKNRFYLDVNNPVSWLETRNGYILTNKEGTILNPTDVAISGSMADGRVSGMLPFDYKPGSIITVQSPESLLAKSLQEKVYLHTDRPYYYPGENIWFSGFMNYSTPGLMDTLSKVLYVDLIAADKKISKNLVIPIDSGRAAGSIQIPSKILPGNYVLRAYTQWMRNYGIDQFFYKPVTILSPAEGIEGIASVPVADNLLKVKFDKTEYKTMSRVKMTFGLDSTILNNLVKGTFSVTVLDEKLTVPATESASIKNDFEMLAVPKVMATEFKYPIEAGISLDGIYQDKKGKPKKAKLTFIPENMGGIFQAVTTNTGEFSLKNMIFYDSTKFVFQPSEGKIIVVNQDTPYLPEKLPVSNLKHKSLATPRVYNSNDTLRANLLKEFKVTGTKIVKPENGYANPDFYIKGQSMGNFGSAAEAIAAKIPGFKLISEDNNWFLIWNRFTITGKDGRPNEPNLYIDNVMVTGETAGNRLFQINPTMIDHVEVNGMISANQGANGSNGLINIFTKKTSEVDSRALSYFSAHGFDRMLPFPQPDYDLFKPDASHTDNRSTLYWNPRVEMTSTHIPVELSFFTSEQTGNFRVIVEGVTNRGNTIHSEAIIHVIE; this is translated from the coding sequence ATGAAGCACATTTCACTCCTCATCTTCTTTATTTTTATTTCGGGCAATATATTAGCACAAACAGGAAAAATTTCCGGCCGGGTAATTGATGCCAAAACACTGGAACCGCTGCCTTTTACCAATGTTTATATCAACAACACAACAATCGGAGTTACAACTGATACATCGGGTAAATTCACTTTGCCAAATCTGCCATTGGGCTCCGCTGAGATCGTTTTTTCCTTTATTGGTTATATTCCGCAGCAGCTTAAAGTTGTCGTTAAAGAAACTGGAAATGTTCCTTTATCCATCTTACTCATTGCAGATTCCCAGCAATTGTCAGAAGTCGCGATCAAATCCGGAAGAGATAAAAACTGGGAAAAGCAATTAAAAAAATTCGAAAAAGTTTTCTTTGGCAATAATGCCAATTGTAAAATACTGAATTCGTGGGTGCTTGATTTTACTGAGGAAAACAACATGATGACTGCCAAAGCATCGGTTCCGCTTGAAATTGAAAACGATGTATTGGGTTACAAATTTTTTTTTCAGTTGAAAAAATTCAGTTTTTCAGCGACAGAATTTTCGATTGTAGGTAATATCCGCTTCACAGAAATGGAAACAACGGACAAATCTGTGGCTGCAACCTGGATGAAAAATCGTGAAAGCGCATACCGGGCTTCCGCCAAATTTCTTATGAAATCGATTCTTGATGGAAACATGAGTAAACACGGTTTTGTGATTTACAAGGATAAACTGAAAGGTAGCCCTCGAAGCGATAATTTCAGTCTGGAAATTAAACATAACCTTTTACCATATGATACAACCGGGATGGTTGCCCGGCTATCGGGAATTAATGAATTCAGGATTGGTGTGAAGGAAAAAATGGAGGTTCATAACAAACTGGACTATACAAAAAATCGATTTTATCTGGATGTAAACAATCCGGTAAGCTGGCTTGAAACAAGAAATGGTTACATTCTGACCAACAAGGAAGGTACAATTCTGAATCCTACCGATGTTGCTATTTCCGGTAGTATGGCTGATGGACGTGTATCCGGAATGCTGCCGTTTGATTACAAACCGGGCAGTATCATTACGGTCCAATCGCCGGAAAGTTTACTGGCAAAAAGTCTTCAGGAAAAAGTATATCTGCACACCGACCGGCCGTATTATTATCCGGGTGAAAATATCTGGTTCAGTGGTTTTATGAATTACAGCACGCCCGGACTTATGGATACGTTAAGCAAGGTGCTGTATGTCGATCTTATAGCAGCCGATAAAAAAATCAGTAAAAATCTTGTCATCCCGATCGATAGCGGAAGAGCTGCCGGATCTATACAAATTCCTTCGAAGATATTGCCTGGAAATTATGTTTTGAGAGCCTACACGCAATGGATGAGAAACTATGGTATTGATCAGTTTTTTTATAAACCTGTTACCATTTTAAGTCCAGCCGAAGGTATTGAAGGAATTGCTTCCGTACCTGTTGCTGATAATTTGCTAAAAGTAAAATTTGACAAGACAGAATATAAAACAATGAGCAGGGTTAAAATGACCTTTGGGCTTGATAGTACTATTTTAAATAATCTGGTAAAAGGCACATTTTCTGTAACAGTTCTGGACGAAAAACTGACAGTTCCTGCAACGGAATCAGCAAGTATAAAAAATGATTTTGAAATGCTTGCGGTGCCAAAAGTAATGGCCACAGAATTTAAATATCCGATAGAAGCCGGTATTTCGCTCGACGGTATTTATCAGGATAAAAAAGGAAAACCGAAGAAAGCAAAACTGACTTTTATTCCCGAAAATATGGGCGGAATTTTCCAGGCTGTCACGACAAATACTGGCGAGTTTTCGCTCAAAAACATGATATTTTATGACAGCACAAAATTCGTTTTTCAGCCTTCGGAAGGAAAAATCATTGTCGTAAACCAGGATACGCCTTACCTCCCTGAAAAATTACCTGTCTCTAATTTGAAACACAAATCGCTGGCGACTCCCCGTGTTTACAATTCAAATGATACGCTTCGGGCTAATTTGCTCAAAGAATTTAAGGTGACCGGTACTAAAATAGTCAAACCGGAAAATGGTTATGCCAATCCTGATTTCTATATTAAAGGACAAAGTATGGGAAATTTTGGCAGTGCGGCCGAAGCTATCGCAGCCAAAATTCCAGGTTTCAAACTGATTTCCGAAGATAATAACTGGTTTCTGATCTGGAATCGCTTCACTATTACCGGAAAAGACGGCCGTCCGAATGAACCCAATTTATATATTGACAATGTAATGGTAACCGGGGAAACTGCCGGGAACAGACTATTTCAGATAAATCCAACCATGATTGATCACGTTGAAGTTAACGGTATGATAAGTGCTAACCAGGGAGCTAACGGCTCCAATGGGCTCATTAATATCTTTACAAAAAAAACCAGCGAAGTTGATTCCAGGGCTTTATCCTATTTCAGTGCACACGGATTTGATAGAATGCTTCCTTTTCCACAACCTGATTATGATCTTTTTAAACCAGACGCAAGTCATACGGATAACCGCTCAACGCTTTACTGGAATCCTCGTGTTGAGATGACATCCACACATATTCCTGTGGAGCTTTCCTTTTTTACATCTGAACAAACAGGAAATTTCCGGGTTATTGTGGAAGGCGTTACCAACAGGGGAAATACGATTCACTCGGAGGCAATTATTCATGTAATTGAATAA
- a CDS encoding SDR family oxidoreductase, with translation MSSIILITGTSTGFGKLMTITLSEAGHTVIAGMRGINGKNAEVAKELSALPNVEVVELEITSDESVLNAVTQTLAKYGKIDVLINNAAVSGFGLLEGYSIEQVKKMFDVNFYGVLRTYQAVLPSMRRNKNGLIINITSGASGHTLPFMIPYLASKFGVESITEGLQDELKDYGIENVSIQPGVYPTEMNNGSKAGIHADKPEIIEEYGDAATQKFNALGAALFGKMATYNMDPQTIADGVLKLVNMEKGTRPLRMPLDAIAEGTDIEFINARAEIKSRWVAKYN, from the coding sequence ATGTCAAGTATTATTTTAATAACAGGAACAAGTACAGGTTTTGGTAAATTAATGACAATCACCTTGTCGGAAGCCGGCCATACTGTGATTGCAGGTATGCGTGGTATAAATGGAAAAAATGCAGAAGTTGCAAAAGAATTATCCGCGTTACCTAATGTTGAAGTTGTAGAACTTGAAATAACCAGCGATGAATCCGTTCTGAATGCAGTAACACAAACATTAGCCAAATATGGTAAAATTGATGTGCTGATCAACAACGCAGCCGTTTCCGGTTTTGGATTATTGGAAGGTTATTCAATCGAGCAGGTGAAAAAAATGTTTGATGTCAATTTCTATGGTGTATTAAGAACTTACCAGGCAGTTTTACCGTCTATGCGTAGGAATAAAAATGGCTTGATCATCAATATCACATCCGGTGCGAGCGGACATACACTGCCTTTTATGATTCCTTATTTAGCTTCAAAATTTGGGGTTGAAAGCATTACAGAAGGTTTGCAGGATGAATTAAAAGATTATGGAATCGAGAATGTCAGTATTCAGCCGGGCGTTTATCCTACCGAAATGAACAACGGCAGCAAAGCAGGAATACATGCCGACAAGCCAGAAATAATTGAGGAATATGGTGACGCCGCAACACAGAAATTCAACGCTTTGGGAGCTGCTTTGTTTGGCAAAATGGCAACGTATAACATGGATCCGCAAACCATCGCCGACGGTGTGTTGAAGCTTGTCAATATGGAAAAGGGAACACGTCCTTTGCGCATGCCATTGGATGCTATTGCAGAAGGAACTGATATTGAGTTTATTAATGCAAGAGCCGAAATAAAAAGCAGATGGGTAGCCAAATATAATTAA
- a CDS encoding 2OG-Fe(II) oxygenase, with amino-acid sequence MVDIFNTLIDSFIENKVGIAENFLSPSLAAHLKDNLNELYSGKQLLSAGTGNEKITAHDKLVRSDKIYWLDRNHNDPYENDFFDLMDGFISHLNSTCYTGITGYEFHYTMYEKGSFYKKHIDQFKNNSSRQYSMIMYLNADWKENDGGELCIHHEDTLQNISPVNGKSVFFKSSELEHEVLLTNKPRMSITGWLKIN; translated from the coding sequence TTGGTAGATATCTTTAATACCCTCATCGACAGTTTCATTGAAAATAAGGTGGGCATTGCAGAAAATTTTTTAAGTCCGTCTTTGGCCGCGCATCTGAAAGACAACCTTAATGAATTGTATTCCGGAAAACAGCTTTTATCCGCAGGAACCGGAAACGAGAAGATTACTGCACACGACAAACTGGTAAGAAGCGATAAAATTTACTGGCTCGACCGCAATCATAATGATCCATACGAAAATGATTTTTTCGATCTGATGGACGGTTTTATCAGCCATCTCAACAGCACTTGTTATACGGGAATTACCGGTTACGAATTTCATTATACGATGTATGAAAAAGGCAGTTTTTATAAAAAACATATTGACCAGTTCAAAAACAACAGCAGCCGGCAATATTCAATGATTATGTATCTGAACGCCGACTGGAAAGAAAATGATGGTGGAGAATTATGTATTCATCATGAAGATACTTTACAAAATATATCTCCTGTGAACGGGAAAAGCGTTTTTTTCAAAAGCAGTGAATTGGAACACGAAGTTTTACTAACTAATAAACCCAGGATGAGCATTACCGGATGGTTGAAAATTAATTGA
- a CDS encoding PadR family transcriptional regulator, whose amino-acid sequence MKRTYLGEFEEIVLLMAVILDEQAYGATINQEIDERTGRKVTFGTVHNTLIRLEEKGFLTSRLGGATTERGGRRKRIFTVTASGSRALLDIQQLRKELWELVPPNLIQLSGL is encoded by the coding sequence ATGAAACGAACTTATTTGGGTGAATTTGAAGAAATTGTGTTGCTCATGGCCGTCATTCTTGACGAACAGGCATATGGAGCGACAATAAATCAGGAGATCGACGAGCGAACCGGACGGAAAGTTACTTTCGGGACCGTTCACAATACTTTGATCAGACTGGAAGAAAAAGGATTTTTAACGTCGCGTCTTGGTGGTGCGACAACGGAAAGAGGAGGGCGCCGAAAAAGAATTTTTACAGTGACTGCATCGGGAAGCCGTGCACTTCTTGATATTCAGCAGTTGCGCAAAGAGCTTTGGGAACTGGTTCCTCCAAATTTAATTCAACTGAGCGGTTTATGA
- a CDS encoding ABC transporter permease, which yields MKSSGQNYPPRWIEKILTWFHPEETLEEVLGDLEELYAYWYKEKGSFYAVFRYVFSVFSVLPPFVRQRKPKQEYSKPLIFHPDMIQNYFKVAFRNLQKNKQYSFINLTGLTLGLAVAITLFWIVRFEYSFDNYHAKADRIYRISSTDRFGAKQSHVPQGVIKALNTQIPGVEMAANLQGVGSASVKVGTEVFDQKNVFFSPPQLLKILDVKWIEGSPENSLSAVGNVVLDEETAQKLFHGDAMHKTFRFDNKIDLTVSGVIEKVPSNSELPFQMIISRETWKRLQPEFQNEEYWGGGDSMNQGFVLLKEKGSPESVNRQLTKMVQKYKDETIIRSYELQPLSKMHFDTDKDSYNYSMPQWLIYTLISIGLFLIFIACINFVNLATVQAIQRSREIAMRKILGSGKKQLIAQFFGETFVLVFIAILLGSLLSTNLIQYSSELINTKVADSSVWEFSTIIFLFVLALVVTLLAGIYPAIVLTGFQPIKALQNKIFVPIRKGISLRSTLVVFQFVIAQVLIICTILGIKQIRYFYEKDLGFEKSAIITVPMPERGNNNLRERFRQNLSRHSEIKDVAFGLTTPASKRNHWWGNVLNPNFPGNEESFRIQHVDTNYFSFFHIPLVAGRGLTSSDTTTGFKTNAENTDVLINEKAAKDMGFQNPEKALGQRLVIWDGKATVVGVVKNYYSETLKGNLMPHVYLYRSWNFQLASIRIYPAHKAEAIQHIGEDWKALFPNNYYDPKFLEDDIKSFYDNEQKLSNFLTLFAGVGIIIGSLGLFGLVSFVVTQRTKEIGVRKVLGATVASIITLVSRDFLVMVTIAFVIASPLAWYVMKAFLSDYTYKIDIEIWVFIVAGILTIGVAFLTVSIQSIKAALMNPVKSLKSE from the coding sequence ATGAAATCATCAGGCCAAAATTATCCGCCTCGCTGGATAGAAAAAATACTAACCTGGTTTCATCCCGAAGAAACCCTGGAAGAAGTTTTGGGAGATCTGGAAGAATTGTATGCATACTGGTATAAAGAAAAGGGAAGTTTTTATGCCGTTTTCCGTTACGTTTTTAGCGTCTTTTCCGTTTTGCCTCCATTTGTTCGTCAGCGAAAACCTAAACAGGAATATTCAAAACCTTTAATTTTTCATCCGGATATGATACAAAATTATTTTAAAGTCGCTTTCCGAAACCTGCAAAAGAATAAGCAGTATTCTTTTATTAACCTGACGGGTTTGACTTTGGGTCTGGCCGTTGCTATCACTTTATTCTGGATTGTCAGGTTTGAGTACAGTTTTGATAACTATCACGCAAAAGCGGACCGGATTTATAGAATTTCTTCTACTGACAGGTTCGGTGCGAAACAATCTCATGTGCCTCAGGGTGTTATTAAAGCACTCAACACACAAATCCCGGGTGTTGAAATGGCTGCAAATTTACAAGGTGTAGGTTCTGCCAGTGTCAAGGTTGGGACGGAAGTGTTTGACCAGAAAAATGTCTTCTTTTCACCGCCGCAGTTGCTGAAAATTCTGGATGTGAAGTGGATTGAGGGTTCACCGGAAAATTCTTTGAGCGCCGTAGGAAATGTTGTTCTGGATGAAGAAACGGCCCAAAAATTGTTTCATGGTGATGCCATGCATAAGACTTTTCGTTTTGATAATAAGATCGATCTGACCGTTTCGGGTGTAATAGAAAAGGTGCCGTCCAATTCTGAATTACCTTTTCAAATGATCATTTCGAGAGAAACATGGAAGCGGCTGCAACCGGAATTTCAAAATGAAGAATATTGGGGTGGGGGAGATTCGATGAACCAAGGTTTTGTTTTGCTGAAAGAAAAAGGTTCTCCGGAATCAGTGAATCGTCAGCTGACCAAAATGGTCCAAAAATATAAAGACGAAACCATTATCCGCTCGTATGAACTGCAACCGCTGTCTAAAATGCATTTTGATACAGATAAAGACAGTTATAACTATTCAATGCCGCAATGGCTGATTTACACGCTGATCAGTATCGGTTTGTTTTTAATTTTCATTGCCTGTATCAATTTTGTAAATCTTGCTACTGTTCAGGCCATTCAGCGCAGCCGTGAAATAGCGATGCGGAAAATACTCGGGAGCGGGAAAAAACAATTAATCGCTCAGTTTTTCGGTGAAACATTTGTGCTTGTTTTTATTGCTATCCTGCTGGGCAGTTTGCTGTCCACAAATCTGATACAATATTCGTCTGAGCTCATCAATACAAAAGTGGCCGATTCCTCGGTCTGGGAATTCAGCACAATAATTTTTCTTTTTGTTCTGGCTTTGGTTGTGACATTACTGGCTGGCATATATCCGGCTATTGTTTTAACAGGATTTCAGCCGATCAAGGCTTTGCAAAATAAAATTTTTGTACCCATTAGAAAAGGGATTTCCTTGCGCTCGACGCTCGTAGTTTTTCAATTTGTGATTGCACAGGTACTCATTATCTGCACAATTCTTGGCATAAAACAAATCCGGTATTTTTATGAAAAAGACTTGGGTTTTGAAAAAAGTGCGATCATAACCGTTCCCATGCCTGAACGTGGAAATAACAATCTGAGGGAGCGTTTCCGGCAGAATTTATCACGTCATTCTGAGATAAAAGACGTTGCTTTTGGGCTTACAACCCCGGCAAGTAAGCGAAACCACTGGTGGGGTAATGTATTGAATCCGAATTTTCCTGGAAATGAAGAATCATTCCGTATCCAGCATGTTGATACTAATTATTTCAGTTTTTTTCACATTCCATTGGTCGCTGGCCGTGGACTTACTTCATCCGATACTACAACCGGTTTTAAGACCAATGCGGAAAATACGGATGTGCTTATCAACGAGAAGGCTGCCAAAGATATGGGATTTCAAAATCCGGAAAAGGCACTGGGACAGCGACTGGTTATTTGGGATGGTAAAGCGACTGTCGTCGGAGTGGTGAAAAATTATTATTCAGAGACACTGAAAGGTAATCTCATGCCGCATGTTTATTTATACAGATCCTGGAATTTTCAACTTGCCAGTATTCGCATTTATCCGGCTCACAAAGCGGAGGCCATTCAGCATATTGGAGAAGATTGGAAAGCTCTGTTTCCCAATAATTATTACGATCCCAAGTTTTTGGAAGATGATATTAAAAGCTTTTACGATAATGAACAAAAGCTTTCAAATTTCCTCACACTTTTTGCGGGCGTCGGAATTATCATAGGAAGTCTGGGGCTTTTCGGTTTGGTTTCTTTTGTCGTAACGCAGCGAACAAAGGAAATTGGTGTTCGAAAAGTATTGGGAGCTACTGTTGCCAGTATCATTACACTTGTTTCAAGAGATTTTTTAGTGATGGTAACCATCGCGTTTGTGATCGCCTCACCGCTGGCCTGGTATGTGATGAAAGCTTTTTTATCAGATTATACTTACAAAATTGATATTGAAATCTGGGTTTTCATAGTGGCCGGAATACTGACAATCGGCGTAGCATTTTTGACGGTCAGTATCCAAAGTATAAAAGCCGCTCTGATGAATCCGGTTAAAAGTTTAAAATCTGAATAA
- a CDS encoding TIGR03643 family protein, which translates to MTAEETDRIIEMAWEDRTPFEAIEAQFGISENSVIRLMRGELKRSSFNLWRKRVNSGVSQKHLLKRDSAINRFKSKMQRAVTMNVISKR; encoded by the coding sequence ATGACCGCAGAGGAAACCGACAGAATTATTGAAATGGCCTGGGAAGACAGAACGCCGTTTGAAGCAATTGAAGCACAATTTGGAATATCTGAAAACAGCGTGATCCGGTTGATGCGCGGGGAATTGAAGCGAAGCAGTTTTAATTTATGGAGAAAAAGAGTCAACAGTGGTGTAAGTCAGAAACACTTGCTGAAAAGAGATTCGGCTATCAATCGTTTTAAATCAAAGATGCAACGTGCTGTTACTATGAACGTTATCAGTAAACGTTAA